The Molothrus ater isolate BHLD 08-10-18 breed brown headed cowbird chromosome 18, BPBGC_Mater_1.1, whole genome shotgun sequence genome window below encodes:
- the PEBP1 gene encoding phosphatidylethanolamine-binding protein 1, whose amino-acid sequence MPVDLAKWDGPLSLSEVEQKPAQPLRVKYGSVEIDELGKVLTPTQVQNRPTSIEWDGCDPQKLYTLVLTDPDAPSRKDPKFREWHHFLVTNMKGNNVGSGTVMSDYVGSGPPKGTGLHRYVWLVYEQPQQLACSEPVLSNRSGDKRGKFKVAAFRSKYGLGAPVAGTCYQAEWDEYVPKLYEQLSGK is encoded by the exons ATGCCGGTGGACCTGGCCAAGTGGGACGGGCCCCTGAGCCTCTCCGAGGTGGAGCAGAAGCCGGCGCAGCCGCTGAGGGTCAAGTATGGCTCCGTGGAGATCGACGAGCTGGGCAAGGTGCTCACGCCCACTCAG GTCCAGAATCGCCCCACCAGCATCGAGTGGGACGGCTGCGATCCCCAGAAGCTTTACACCCTGGTTCTCACAGACCCTGATGCGCCCAGTCGGAAGGACCCGAAGTTCAG AGAGTGGCATCACTTCCTGGTGACCAACATGAAAGGCAACAATGTGGGCAGCGGGACCGTCATGTCGGATTATGTTGGCTCTGGGCCTCCCAAGGGAACAG GGCTGCACCGCTACGTGTGGCTGGTGTACGAGCAGCCGCAGCAGCTGGCCTGCAGCGAGCCCGTGCTCTCCAACCGCTCCGGGGACAAGCGCGGCAAGTTCAAGGTGGCCGCCTTCCGCAGCAAGTACGGGCTGGGGGCGCCCGTGGCGGGCACCTGCTACCAGGCCGAGTGGGATGAGTACGTGCCCAAGCTCTACGAGCAGCTCTCGGGGAAGTAG